ctctcctggcccgtggcagagttctcggtgctagggggtggtgactgcctaccacatctgctctggaactcggctgagcacctggagtggctccagggggcagtcctgagcctgcggctgcccgactggccgctgccagccgtggggggtatgtccatgcctcagattcggaattcggacttcttgctaagtggctgcttcttagtctgtttccttaaatttctgctgctgccaccgctccccccacccagctccttggagccagctggttgcctccatcttccagtacgtatctcaaatcccatggtcccgccacagccagccactccttatgtcccagttggagaaccttttggagaggctgcgtcaggactgtgtgggccgaggtggggggccggacaaggagcccactttctgggaggtgccctgggacgaaattgtcatgctctgtgtagagcaccaactccgggactggaaccctcctgggtgccccgtgagtgaaggtgaggggggtggggtgggtctgacgtttgggggggcctactggggatgccatgcaggtgtgaacctatcccaccatcttcagatgtcatcagtgacgacggagaaatctcggtgtatttcctgagcgatgggctgcagggcttcataccgccgtcctgctgggtggatgccgtaaagcagacgcacagggacaagcagcaggggaaggcagggtaagagccagccagccatgtaaatctaacacattccagatagactgttaacagtgacctgcagatttaatgaatattatttactattaaatggaagaagagggaaagccatcagcttccagtcttgctcatatccccaagagtggtgtacaatactggcttcttatccaaagtctctgccattgcaggtgtcaccagagcatgtggcctcatcctcgactggccaggccacgtcttcaacagaagctgtttcacagcatggttgaggaccctgagtccggatccggtgttgcccctgttttggatgctgcctccagcccccaggacctcctggctcgcattgaggaggagaaagaacagagccgcaggtctgacagagaacagacatgctacacacgtgtactctctcatgtgagttgtggcataaacattgagccatttcctgtttgacttggatctgcaggttcgaggaccagctgcgtacctggcttgacgtcgagtccctgggcccttcctcttcctcctcaccacttttcttgccttcttcgttactgtctgtaccggagatcgtagtgccctccccaaagatggctgccccacctgcacttgccctggtattgaccctgtgctacacagttgctcacattttaagaccccaagtaccctgtgctcatcagttgagactgtttctgtgcccatttttgtagcagaaggagcgcagtgtcctcagtgaccaggccaggggagctgccagttctATGGCGAGGCGtctacaggagctggagcagctgatctctgcaagccgggaggaggagctcgcatgtgagctgaagctaagctgccttctggacattgttgatgactgagtgtcatgtgacccacctGATGTCTGCCGTTGACTGCCACAAGTTGTCTCTCTTATGCCTGATTTCTGCAGTATATTTAGTTGTGTGGTACTTGTGCATATATTGCTTTGAAGAGTATGATGTACAGTAATTTACACAACATTGGGAGTGTTGtaactgggggaaaaacatgtcataggaaatggacagttttttagggttttttttttgtgcaaattttaaatattaaaatgttattgtatttagaaacccatggctatttctttgttttttttccatcatgaaACTTTGTTTATTGTACTTTTAAATTGAATCACAATTTGCTGCAGAATCTTTAAAACCTGTGACGTTATTTGCCCATATTATACACTCATACGTGGGGTTGTTACTGCTGTTTCTTTAACCTTGTGTATTGTTGGTCAAAATTAACAATTTAGGTAATATCTGCATTGTACACCATTGCAAAAGTATGTCTTTTTTTAGATTCTTAAAGAAAGTTCATGTAATtgcttagtgaactgctgtgaTCTTCAGTTCAGTCTGCCACTGAGTTCCTTTTATAAACTGGCTGGCTGGTTTTTAAGAAAATATGCCCGTGGATGCcctacaggtggcagcagggagcCATCTGCATATGTACAGACAGTCTGCTGGTTAAGAATATTCGACTGACTTGATGTAGCTAagatattttacatttaaaagcaGATGGCCATAGATCCTATCATACTAATTTagtttaaaactatttttaatatcaaacatatgcattactttatgatgctcatgaaaacatcaccctgctttattctttcgtgggcttgaggtacagtactgtatgcagttatttttaatattactgtactataatgttctgtagtattactcttctcacaccaataaatttgactttaagaCTGACTTAGGATGGATCTTCTATTCTGGGGACTTCCTGTATTCTGTATGATGTTCATTATGAACTGCTTCCTCTGATAGTTTTCTGCTTGTTGAAATAATGTCTACCTGCCCCTGCGCTCACTGTCATGTAATTCTGTTATGCACTTTtaaatgcagggagcagataatccctcccccccccccccctgctgactgttccaaatcatgggtgcatgttacaagtgcggaacatattttaacttagtactaacttagcatcatatttgatctgattcgactgaatattccaggtttccatctctcatgcatctggtgtgaggtgttttcagactctcaggctggcgcaaagaaatcttacggcaagtctattttacactagtataaacgtaaaatcagcgacaccaaaggcgttagagtagtttgcaaaacctacagactatttaaaaggtaacacaactgttgcatacgttttatatgcgtgttatctgggtgtgcagacttgtggcgaattgaacgtctcactccggtcagctgagcaaagttggtaaccttggtattgtgtgtaggagattcggtataactataatttcgttctccatttgcatgcccgaagtgtctttaagtgttatgtagttttgcctgaaacgcaacaataaaacaaagcaattaaagccaatcagttgctcaaatgctgctgtggtgattgaagaacttttgtcggaagtgggattcgaacccacggcttacttcggagaacagaatatcccttgcgtcggaaggccagttacgtcgtgcgtggtgtctgagaccgctcggccatgcggcagtttcccgttaaaccgtaaggagtaggttaagtccagccttggcctccaagctgacgtttttctacatatgtgcttgtgtatcatggacagtaagagggggcaggcaaggagagaatttctctctttggggatcaatagagtgttattattataacgtacgtctaaaaagtatgatggtctgtcgatgaatcaataagaaaataaatgaagtcgttttcgcgaacacgctggtaaagccaggggccggaccgactgtagggggcgtggccagagactgcctgctgaccatagctgtcaagtctcccgttttggccgggaaactaccgtattttacttctctttcccgccgtcctcccgtattagtattttcccgtaaatctcccgtataataatatatatatatatttaaaaattcttctgcctctccaaactgaactgtcagtagcctcgcgagaactgccacctgcatagcctgggtggcagttatcgcgagattagtgccaacagcgggaacgagaaaggagagagatggatggatggatggatgtgtagaaggagaaggcgtccctgccaagaaacaaagaagtcatgtaaatacatcggaaaatgggacgacgaatttactttcctaaagaggagcaggatggggcacagtcacgcgttctgtaagatttgtaaatgcgattttagtgtctcccacggggaaggaacgatgtcagtcggcatgaaaaatccaagtcattagtgaatgacagagaaccgcatgagtgaacatgaaaaattagtagaaaatgcgcaatgaaaataaaatgtaaatgacaaatggttattttatatttcttgtacacctgtcttaaaatgtaagggatactggagcctggttgcggtggtgggatggctctcggcgggtgccggaaaatttcctttattttcaaatccaaaccttgacaggtatgctgctgactgttccaaat
This DNA window, taken from Brienomyrus brachyistius isolate T26 unplaced genomic scaffold, BBRACH_0.4 scaffold69, whole genome shotgun sequence, encodes the following:
- the LOC125725667 gene encoding germinal-center associated nuclear protein-like, which translates into the protein MRRETEHQMKVHLFYQQLLSESVWGPLDLLSLVAASVSNPSDTIFWKAALLLPSDHERDASVANQILTEWLESKFGNSEKQEHREMVPNGHMQTLSISSGLRSVGERMHTVHVCVKVARGPLSEEGQLALEKRKGLMGMGALLMLLPSAVSPGADEEDGDIFLLSALLQLRQIQQANAWPQALPLVVVVPGQAGHRASDERLEEDLMLQTLIEEGLISEYMFVHIPETTNEPQGSEQIRHAVRWLSARSTAPARLVSQTLVQVVEAGLCREFAGRLHRDRRDRDMAGLPSQGPAPVIGLYNTVLAFLAGLVSSPSLAGLSWPVAEFSVLGGGDCLPHLLWNSAEHLEWLQGAVLSLRLPDWPLPAVGAPWSQLVASIFQYVSQIPWSRHSQPLLMSQLENLLERLRQDCVGRGGGPDKEPTFWEVPWDEIVMLCVEHQLRDWNPPGCPVSEDVISDDGEISVYFLSDGLQGFIPPSCWVDAVKQTHRDKQQGKAGCHQSMWPHPRLARPRLQQKLFHSMVEDPESGSGVAPVLDAASSPQDLLARIEEEKEQSRRFEDQLRTWLDVESLGPSSSSSPLFLPSSLLSVPEIVVPSPKMAAPPALALQKERSVLSDQARGAASSMARRLQELEQLISASREEELACELKLSCLLDIVDD